In a genomic window of Ralstonia insidiosa:
- the tssB gene encoding type VI secretion system contractile sheath small subunit codes for MAKKESVQKRLQKVRPPRVQLTYDVEIGDAIEQKELPFVVGVVADLSGQSEVPQPKLRDRKFVNIDRDNFDDVMSGVAPRAAFQVPNTLTEEGGRFGVDLTFRSIEDFSPEAVVQQVEPLRQLLEARSKLADLRNKMAGNDKLEDLLADVLKNTENAKKLGAKTNGGEDA; via the coding sequence ATGGCCAAGAAAGAAAGTGTGCAGAAGCGTCTGCAGAAGGTGCGCCCGCCGCGCGTGCAACTGACATATGACGTCGAGATCGGCGACGCGATCGAGCAGAAAGAACTGCCGTTCGTCGTGGGCGTGGTGGCTGACCTGTCGGGCCAGTCGGAAGTGCCGCAACCCAAGCTGCGCGACCGCAAGTTCGTCAACATCGACCGCGACAACTTTGACGACGTAATGTCCGGCGTCGCACCGCGTGCGGCCTTCCAGGTGCCCAACACGCTGACGGAAGAGGGTGGCCGCTTTGGCGTCGACCTGACATTCCGCTCGATTGAAGACTTCAGCCCCGAGGCGGTGGTGCAGCAGGTTGAGCCGCTGCGCCAGTTGCTGGAGGCGCGTTCCAAGCTGGCCGACCTGCGCAATAAGATGGCCGGCAACGACAAGCTGGAAGACCTGCTGGCTGACGTGCTGAAGAACACCGAAAACGCGAAGAAGCTCGGCGCCAAGACAAACGGGGGCGAGGATGCTTGA